Proteins from one Thaumasiovibrio subtropicus genomic window:
- a CDS encoding M20 family metallopeptidase, with protein sequence MNFSLQDYLEELRPLIDVDCGTLTKEGLEVIAGRMAAKYEAMGGWDIKTVDCGIAGPGLEIRNKPEAESIDVLLIGHMDTVFPVGTVAARPMTTDEENAYGPGVADMKSGLLNIVYAMRNLDKAVLDKMSICICMNPDEEIGSLHSQDWLIDVAKTAKHVLVAEAARADGSLVKARKGMARYKMTFNGKAAHAGNDPENGRSAITEMANWILAINEMTSFESGTTLNAGVVKGGAGANIVPDLAELVVDVRFWDNDEYADVHEKLTNMVPFVDGVTTEIVREAHKPSMVPSEKTEVLMGLVEEAGKDVDIDITWQAVGGGSDANLTAVLGVPTLDGLGPAGAKMHGPDEYLVLNTIEPRIRLLMRVLEKIAEK encoded by the coding sequence ATGAATTTCTCTCTCCAAGATTACCTAGAAGAACTTCGCCCGCTGATCGATGTTGACTGTGGTACGTTGACCAAAGAAGGTCTCGAAGTGATCGCAGGCCGTATGGCTGCAAAATACGAAGCAATGGGTGGTTGGGATATCAAAACCGTCGATTGTGGCATTGCAGGCCCAGGTCTTGAGATTCGCAATAAACCAGAAGCTGAAAGCATCGATGTTTTGCTTATCGGCCACATGGACACCGTATTCCCAGTCGGGACAGTGGCGGCACGTCCAATGACAACCGATGAAGAAAATGCCTACGGTCCAGGTGTGGCAGACATGAAATCGGGTCTGCTGAACATCGTTTATGCAATGCGTAACCTTGATAAAGCCGTGCTAGACAAAATGTCTATCTGTATCTGCATGAACCCAGATGAAGAGATCGGTTCTTTGCATTCACAAGATTGGTTGATTGACGTAGCGAAAACCGCCAAGCACGTATTAGTGGCTGAAGCGGCACGTGCCGATGGCTCGCTAGTGAAAGCGCGTAAAGGTATGGCTCGCTATAAAATGACCTTCAACGGTAAAGCCGCACACGCAGGTAACGATCCAGAGAATGGCCGTAGCGCAATTACCGAGATGGCAAACTGGATTCTTGCGATCAATGAAATGACCAGCTTCGAATCAGGTACCACTCTCAACGCTGGTGTTGTGAAAGGCGGTGCGGGTGCGAACATTGTGCCAGATCTTGCCGAGCTTGTTGTCGATGTTCGCTTCTGGGACAACGATGAGTACGCAGACGTCCACGAAAAACTGACTAACATGGTTCCTTTCGTTGATGGTGTAACCACTGAAATTGTCCGTGAAGCACACAAGCCTTCTATGGTTCCTTCTGAAAAGACGGAAGTCTTGATGGGCCTAGTAGAAGAAGCGGGCAAAGATGTTGATATCGATATCACATGGCAAGCCGTAGGCGGGGGCTCTGATGCCAACCTTACCGCAGTATTGGGCGTACCAACACTGGATGGCCTAGGTCCAGCAGGTGCTAAGATGCACGGCCCAGACGAGTACTTAGTGCTTAACACCATTGAGCCACGTATTCGCCTACTCATGCGTGTACTTGAGAAGATTGCTGAGAAGTAA
- a CDS encoding TRAP transporter large permease, translated as MTIFVLFSLLFISMLMGMPIAIALGMSSVTTILLFSNDSLASVSLKLFEATSEHYTLLAIPFFILSSAFLSTGGVAKRLINFAIDCVGHIRGGLAMASVMACMLFAAVSGSSPATVAAIGSIVIVGMVKAGYPKALAAGVIANAGTLGILIPPSIVMLVYAAATEVSASRMFMAGFIPGLMMGGILMLAIYVVARIKGLPSQPFPGFGAVAISGGRALGGLMLIVIVLGSIYGGVASPTEAASVAAVYAWLVSIWGYRDIGPLKGVKWRNAGEGVLSALARNTFSLPLAMLQSFWHPEVRSVVKDAAKVSIMLLFIIANAMLFAHVLTTERIPHMIAESIVAWGLPAWGFLIVVNILLLLAGNFMEPSAILLIMAPILFPIATQLGIDPIHLGIIMVVNMEIGMLTPPVGLNLFVTAGITGESMGWAIRAALPWLGLLLIFLMLITYIPSISLFLPEYFDKINGYR; from the coding sequence ATGACCATTTTTGTACTGTTTAGCTTATTGTTTATCAGCATGCTGATGGGAATGCCGATTGCCATCGCGTTAGGCATGTCGAGTGTGACAACCATACTCTTATTCTCGAATGACTCTCTGGCCTCTGTTTCTCTAAAGCTGTTTGAAGCCACCAGTGAACATTACACGCTGTTAGCGATTCCTTTTTTTATTCTCTCTTCTGCCTTTTTATCAACAGGTGGGGTTGCAAAGCGATTGATTAACTTTGCGATTGATTGCGTTGGGCATATCCGTGGCGGGCTCGCCATGGCATCCGTGATGGCGTGTATGTTGTTTGCAGCGGTGTCGGGGTCTTCGCCCGCCACTGTGGCGGCGATTGGTTCAATAGTGATTGTTGGTATGGTGAAGGCCGGGTATCCCAAAGCACTTGCAGCGGGCGTTATCGCCAATGCCGGCACCTTGGGTATTCTCATCCCGCCTTCCATCGTCATGCTTGTGTATGCAGCAGCGACAGAAGTTTCTGCATCGCGGATGTTCATGGCGGGCTTTATTCCCGGTCTAATGATGGGGGGCATCTTGATGCTGGCTATCTATGTGGTAGCCAGAATCAAAGGATTACCTTCTCAACCTTTCCCTGGGTTTGGTGCCGTTGCGATCTCTGGCGGACGAGCCTTGGGCGGATTGATGCTGATTGTGATCGTGCTTGGGTCGATATACGGTGGTGTCGCAAGTCCCACAGAAGCAGCATCAGTCGCGGCCGTTTATGCGTGGTTAGTGTCTATTTGGGGGTATCGAGATATCGGGCCTCTCAAGGGCGTGAAATGGCGAAATGCTGGCGAAGGGGTGCTTAGCGCACTAGCCCGCAATACCTTTTCACTGCCGTTAGCCATGCTACAGAGCTTCTGGCACCCCGAAGTACGAAGCGTGGTCAAAGATGCGGCTAAGGTCAGCATCATGCTGTTGTTTATCATTGCCAATGCCATGTTATTTGCGCATGTACTCACAACCGAACGTATTCCGCATATGATTGCAGAATCCATTGTCGCGTGGGGGCTGCCCGCGTGGGGTTTCTTGATCGTGGTGAATATTTTGCTGCTGTTAGCGGGCAACTTCATGGAGCCATCGGCGATTTTGTTGATCATGGCACCAATCCTTTTTCCGATTGCAACGCAACTTGGTATCGACCCCATTCACTTGGGCATTATCATGGTTGTGAATATGGAAATCGGCATGCTTACGCCACCGGTAGGCTTGAACCTGTTTGTGACGGCGGGCATTACGGGTGAGAGTATGGGGTGGGCGATCCGGGCAGCGCTGCCTTGGTTAGGGCTATTACTGATCTTTCTTATGCTGATTACGTATATTCCTTCAATATCCCTTTTTCTGCCGGAGTACTTCGACAAAATAAACGGTTATCGCTGA
- a CDS encoding TRAP transporter small permease: MIKVLHKIEESLIALLLVATTLLVFYEVVLRFVFNEGLLWAQEATLYLAAWMVLMGASWGIREGAHIGVDAFVKHLPTMTQRVVSLIAITLCLFYCGLFLYGGWVYLSKMKMIGIEMEDLPIPKWQAMTCLIFGFVLLAWRLLVLAYQIVKGERSGFGFADEAKESMHLAEELSSSAERKE; this comes from the coding sequence ATGATTAAAGTCCTACACAAGATTGAAGAGTCGCTCATCGCGCTACTGCTGGTGGCGACGACACTGCTTGTCTTCTATGAAGTCGTATTGCGGTTTGTGTTTAATGAAGGGTTGCTTTGGGCGCAGGAAGCAACGTTATACCTCGCTGCTTGGATGGTGTTGATGGGGGCGTCATGGGGGATTCGTGAAGGGGCACACATTGGGGTAGATGCCTTTGTTAAACACCTGCCAACCATGACTCAACGGGTAGTTAGCTTGATAGCAATCACCCTATGCCTCTTTTACTGTGGCCTGTTTTTATACGGTGGTTGGGTCTATTTAAGCAAAATGAAGATGATAGGCATTGAGATGGAGGATCTGCCTATTCCAAAGTGGCAAGCGATGACCTGTTTAATCTTTGGCTTTGTATTGTTGGCTTGGCGACTCTTGGTGTTGGCGTATCAAATTGTTAAAGGAGAGCGCTCAGGCTTTGGATTTGCTGATGAAGCGAAAGAGAGCATGCACTTAGCGGAAGAGCTATCGTCATCAGCAGAGCGCAAGGAGTAG
- a CDS encoding TRAP transporter substrate-binding protein, which yields MTHTRFSLSALAAATLFSFAVQAAPVEIKFSHVVAENTPKGQMALKFKSLVESTMGDKYEVKVYPNSQLFGDGKELEALILGDVHFIAPSLSKFSKYTKQLQLFDLPFLFKDMEAVDRFQQGPAGQSLLRSMEKKGILGLGYLHNGLKQLSSSDPLRVPADASGKKFRIMSSDVLAAQFEAVDAVPLKKPFSEVFTLLQTRAIDGQENTWSNIYSKKFFEVQPYITESNHGVLDYLVATSAFFWSDLPAEDRQQLQAALAESIAYGNAIAIEKAQADKQAIIDSGRSKVITINESERQQWVDAMKPVWQAFEKEIGAELIQAAIESNQG from the coding sequence ATGACACACACTCGTTTTTCGTTATCTGCACTAGCAGCGGCGACGCTGTTTTCGTTTGCGGTGCAAGCAGCGCCAGTCGAGATCAAGTTTTCGCATGTGGTCGCTGAAAATACGCCGAAAGGGCAAATGGCGCTGAAATTTAAATCCTTGGTCGAGTCGACGATGGGAGATAAGTATGAAGTGAAGGTTTACCCTAACTCTCAGTTGTTTGGAGATGGAAAAGAGTTAGAGGCTTTGATCTTAGGAGATGTCCATTTTATTGCCCCTTCTCTTTCTAAGTTCAGCAAATACACTAAGCAGCTTCAGTTATTTGATCTGCCTTTCTTGTTCAAAGATATGGAGGCTGTAGATAGATTTCAGCAAGGGCCCGCAGGCCAATCGTTACTTCGTTCGATGGAAAAGAAAGGTATCTTGGGGTTAGGGTATCTTCATAACGGGCTCAAGCAGCTATCTTCAAGTGATCCCTTACGTGTGCCCGCTGACGCATCTGGCAAGAAATTCCGTATTATGAGCTCCGATGTATTGGCCGCTCAGTTTGAAGCTGTTGATGCCGTCCCGCTGAAAAAGCCATTTTCTGAAGTGTTCACACTACTGCAAACAAGAGCAATAGATGGACAAGAAAATACATGGAGTAACATCTATTCGAAGAAGTTCTTTGAAGTTCAGCCTTACATTACTGAGTCAAATCACGGCGTTCTCGATTACCTTGTCGCGACGTCTGCTTTCTTCTGGAGTGACTTGCCAGCAGAGGATCGCCAGCAGTTGCAAGCCGCACTCGCTGAGTCGATTGCTTACGGCAACGCCATTGCTATCGAGAAAGCACAAGCCGACAAGCAAGCGATCATCGATTCAGGCCGCAGTAAAGTCATCACTATCAATGAGTCAGAGCGTCAACAGTGGGTTGATGCGATGAAGCCCGTTTGGCAAGCCTTTGAGAAAGAGATTGGTGCTGAGCTCATTCAAGCAGCCATTGAGAGTAATCAGGGTTAA
- a CDS encoding nitrous oxide-stimulated promoter family protein, whose translation MKTIVRLLDPQLQEPHVIAAMIQQYCRRLHRGAVTCDECKALEEYVTLKISHCRSGRHKTACLYCDSPCMSDAKRLQLKHVITWSLDRIGWREPSIMLKYHWMSACHRHQQLDALQDS comes from the coding sequence ATGAAAACGATAGTCCGATTATTGGATCCGCAATTACAAGAGCCTCATGTCATTGCTGCGATGATTCAACAGTATTGCCGTCGTCTACACCGAGGTGCCGTTACTTGTGATGAGTGTAAGGCGCTGGAAGAGTATGTGACGCTAAAAATTAGCCATTGCCGTTCAGGTCGCCATAAAACGGCATGCCTCTATTGTGACTCCCCCTGCATGTCTGACGCGAAACGTTTGCAGCTCAAACATGTTATCACTTGGTCTCTCGACCGCATTGGTTGGCGCGAACCGAGCATCATGTTGAAGTATCACTGGATGTCCGCTTGCCATCGCCATCAACAACTTGACGCCCTTCAAGACAGCTAG
- a CDS encoding hybrid sensor histidine kinase/response regulator, with translation MKRSFQSLAVKGGLFLLVLFCSLCAVIFYVIETRGKLLVEETVKQHLAAESVAVVHTVGNLASNIEGLTTVLAGEASKGDREALLSLMESLFTNPHTGNLIAGGGVWPQPYKGSNGFYLDSLFLAKDRYDHLDLIDDYNLDPANPYFNEEWYVPNYWLSPGQIYWSQSYTDPHTHEPMVTCSMPYFIGDEFAGVVTIDVRLSGLHPFLAEKGERMGGYLTLLDRAGRFIYYPQPQMVMEHTDNGPVPVTADKLAQRDHRYTNQALRLTQYTHTLRRLAESRPEVLEVANMMLKRSSSINYNYALLAALAIVEQGENRYPSAEVIFDDVLSGDPILEEDAYLSAVVMPQTQWILMMSVPERNLSAQVRKLESSLLSVLLPGVLLAMACAYVFFHRKVMRPLNKVQRALADQETSGDVAPLPVLYRDELGGLIECFNQRSESLIATRQEALAAAEAKQQFLATMSHEIRTPMNGIMGAADLIRQSQPSKEVAHFVDMVDHSAQSLMRLINDILDFSKLSASKLELEAVPFNITEVGQYVYELLNPIAIEKSGRVDFKYWVDDDLPSALLGDPTRIQQILINLVGNALKFTEKGHVYLQINLVSMSQDAATLKMSVVDTGVGIPAEKMEMVFEQFTQADQSVTREYGGTGLGLAITQDLIELMGGDLDVNSQVEQGSTFSVTLTFPLVETAVANASLAAAEPIAIPRGKSVLIAEDNQINRKIAKAKLNRLGFIVESAMDGKQALSMCDTRQYDVILMDINMPLIDGYTVTRQLRSQPGLNQLTPVIAMTANVGQKDIDACIDAGMQAHVGKPIDDTHLQQLLAQIFSSKATQTETSADTL, from the coding sequence ATGAAGCGATCTTTTCAGTCCTTAGCAGTTAAAGGTGGGCTGTTCCTACTGGTCTTATTTTGCAGTTTGTGTGCGGTTATTTTCTACGTTATTGAGACTCGCGGTAAGTTGTTGGTCGAAGAAACGGTTAAGCAACATCTCGCCGCAGAATCCGTTGCGGTCGTCCATACGGTTGGCAACCTTGCATCTAATATCGAAGGCCTTACGACCGTTTTAGCCGGCGAGGCTTCAAAAGGTGACCGAGAAGCTTTGCTTAGCTTGATGGAATCACTGTTTACCAACCCTCACACTGGGAATTTGATCGCTGGGGGAGGCGTTTGGCCTCAACCCTATAAAGGCTCAAACGGCTTCTATTTAGATAGCCTGTTTCTTGCCAAAGATCGTTATGATCATCTTGATTTGATCGATGACTATAACCTTGATCCGGCCAACCCTTATTTTAACGAAGAGTGGTATGTGCCCAACTATTGGCTGTCTCCGGGGCAGATCTATTGGTCACAATCGTATACAGACCCGCACACCCATGAACCCATGGTGACTTGCAGTATGCCTTATTTTATTGGTGATGAGTTTGCGGGTGTTGTCACCATTGATGTGCGCTTAAGCGGCTTGCACCCTTTTCTTGCTGAGAAAGGTGAGAGGATGGGCGGGTATTTGACCTTACTCGATCGAGCTGGGCGTTTTATTTACTACCCTCAGCCTCAGATGGTCATGGAGCACACCGATAATGGGCCAGTACCTGTTACGGCTGATAAGCTAGCACAACGAGATCATCGTTATACCAATCAGGCGCTTAGATTAACGCAATATACGCACACTTTGCGGAGACTTGCGGAGAGCCGTCCAGAAGTACTGGAAGTCGCAAACATGATGCTGAAGCGAAGTAGCAGCATCAACTACAACTATGCGCTGTTGGCGGCATTGGCGATCGTCGAGCAAGGTGAGAACCGTTACCCGTCAGCGGAAGTCATCTTTGACGATGTCTTATCCGGCGACCCCATTTTAGAAGAAGACGCTTATCTCAGTGCGGTGGTGATGCCACAAACACAATGGATTTTGATGATGAGCGTACCTGAGCGCAACCTCAGTGCGCAGGTACGCAAGCTTGAATCGAGTTTACTGAGTGTTCTGCTGCCAGGTGTGTTACTGGCGATGGCATGTGCTTACGTCTTTTTCCATCGCAAGGTGATGCGCCCGCTCAATAAAGTGCAACGCGCATTGGCTGACCAAGAAACATCCGGTGACGTTGCACCACTCCCTGTGTTGTACCGTGATGAGCTGGGTGGTCTTATTGAGTGCTTCAATCAGCGCAGCGAGTCATTAATCGCCACCCGTCAGGAAGCCTTGGCGGCAGCGGAAGCGAAACAGCAGTTTCTCGCCACCATGAGCCATGAAATTCGCACGCCAATGAACGGCATCATGGGAGCGGCAGATTTAATACGCCAAAGTCAGCCGAGTAAAGAGGTCGCTCATTTTGTTGATATGGTCGATCACTCCGCACAAAGTTTGATGCGGTTGATTAACGATATTCTTGATTTCAGCAAACTCAGTGCGAGTAAGTTAGAGCTAGAGGCGGTGCCGTTTAATATCACCGAGGTGGGGCAGTACGTTTATGAGTTGCTGAATCCCATCGCCATAGAAAAATCGGGTCGGGTCGATTTCAAGTATTGGGTGGATGATGACTTGCCATCGGCGCTATTGGGTGACCCGACACGTATCCAGCAAATTTTGATCAATCTTGTTGGCAATGCGCTTAAATTCACCGAGAAAGGCCATGTTTATTTGCAAATCAATTTGGTCTCTATGAGTCAGGATGCGGCAACGTTGAAAATGTCAGTGGTTGATACCGGTGTCGGCATCCCGGCGGAAAAAATGGAAATGGTGTTCGAACAGTTTACGCAGGCGGATCAATCCGTGACGCGAGAGTATGGCGGTACGGGACTTGGACTGGCGATCACGCAGGACTTGATAGAGCTTATGGGGGGGGACCTTGACGTTAATAGTCAAGTTGAGCAAGGCTCTACTTTCTCGGTAACCTTGACGTTCCCATTGGTTGAAACTGCCGTAGCCAATGCGAGCTTGGCTGCCGCAGAGCCTATTGCGATTCCCCGTGGTAAGAGTGTGTTGATTGCTGAAGATAATCAAATCAACCGCAAGATTGCGAAAGCCAAATTGAATCGTCTAGGGTTCATCGTCGAAAGTGCCATGGATGGAAAACAGGCGCTTTCGATGTGTGATACCCGCCAGTACGATGTGATTTTAATGGATATCAATATGCCCTTAATCGATGGCTATACTGTGACGCGGCAACTTCGCTCGCAACCAGGGTTGAATCAGTTGACGCCTGTCATCGCGATGACGGCGAACGTTGGGCAGAAAGACATTGATGCGTGTATAGACGCTGGGATGCAAGCGCATGTGGGTAAGCCCATCGACGATACTCACCTACAGCAATTGCTAGCCCAAATCTTTAGTAGTAAAGCGACGCAGACTGAGACTTCAGCTGACACGCTTTGA
- a CDS encoding Hpt domain-containing protein yields MASMAPSLLRAHKTQHIGHILGILTILALGVAVWSMQAANSAYVHSQQLNLLNNQRNELVRSVVLLPVSGIGELREAVGLSSEFRAQLLSLSSSNLGQIDEEALASLKLGGSQFADLADAVLAGGYTVIDLAAEMEQLYANPEFKPHQPILDKIAAYFFLEVFGADRSQLSISHSGYQAFIYEVEAYIRQTPATDRRHLESMLKTLSPMVARHSQYQQTAGEVMTHHFNRQLPAYERDAAQHLQTMRTLQRGAWMTAFLLVMSFMVVMRQSSTQTEKQVVVNKETQVDSPEPAKKAHPEVVVAVRQRKTDSLEIKEERQSDSIATHRPDLKQNPVEETSELASDHHGFVDVITRQAKDSVRQNNIRQQQSDVVEALDVSHEEVAEAAVATFDINYMLDAMDDDTESVNMLLGVFLEEHSEDGERLYQLLADHRMEEAERLVHSIKGVAGSLGAVPLQTVAAELEQCIKRQTLDDEKIAEFVHQLKTLSAEIKLHLNVGAFSG; encoded by the coding sequence ATGGCATCGATGGCTCCTAGTTTATTGCGCGCACATAAGACCCAGCACATAGGTCACATCCTAGGTATATTAACAATACTCGCGTTAGGTGTGGCGGTATGGAGTATGCAAGCCGCAAACAGTGCTTACGTGCATTCTCAGCAGCTTAATTTGCTGAATAATCAGCGCAATGAGCTGGTGCGCTCGGTTGTTCTTTTACCTGTCAGTGGGATCGGTGAGTTGCGAGAAGCGGTTGGGTTGTCGTCGGAATTTCGTGCTCAGCTGCTTTCCTTGTCGAGTAGTAACCTTGGACAAATAGATGAAGAGGCCTTAGCGTCGCTAAAGTTGGGTGGAAGCCAATTTGCTGATCTCGCGGATGCCGTATTAGCTGGTGGCTATACCGTTATCGATCTGGCTGCTGAGATGGAACAGTTATACGCCAACCCTGAGTTCAAGCCTCATCAACCTATACTGGACAAAATTGCCGCTTACTTTTTCCTCGAGGTTTTTGGGGCAGATCGTAGTCAGCTTTCTATCAGCCACTCAGGCTATCAAGCGTTTATTTATGAAGTTGAAGCGTATATCCGTCAAACGCCAGCCACAGACCGTCGTCATTTAGAGTCAATGTTGAAAACGCTATCGCCCATGGTTGCTCGCCATAGCCAATATCAGCAGACGGCGGGTGAAGTGATGACTCACCATTTTAACCGCCAACTCCCCGCTTATGAGCGCGATGCCGCCCAACATTTGCAAACGATGCGCACGTTACAACGAGGGGCTTGGATGACGGCGTTTCTTTTAGTGATGTCATTTATGGTGGTGATGCGACAGTCTTCAACTCAGACAGAAAAGCAAGTCGTGGTGAATAAAGAGACGCAAGTTGATAGCCCTGAACCTGCCAAAAAAGCGCACCCTGAGGTGGTTGTTGCGGTGCGACAACGCAAGACTGATTCACTCGAAATAAAGGAAGAGCGTCAATCTGATTCGATAGCCACTCACCGCCCTGATCTGAAACAGAACCCGGTGGAAGAAACCTCGGAGCTTGCGTCTGATCATCATGGCTTTGTCGATGTGATTACCCGTCAAGCGAAGGATTCGGTTAGGCAAAACAATATCCGCCAACAACAGAGTGATGTGGTAGAGGCGCTAGATGTATCACATGAAGAGGTGGCAGAAGCCGCTGTCGCGACCTTTGATATAAACTACATGCTTGATGCGATGGATGATGACACCGAATCGGTGAATATGCTGTTGGGGGTCTTTTTAGAAGAGCACAGCGAAGATGGGGAACGCTTATACCAGCTGCTCGCTGATCATCGAATGGAAGAGGCTGAGCGCCTTGTGCACAGTATTAAAGGCGTAGCAGGAAGTCTTGGGGCAGTGCCATTGCAAACCGTTGCCGCCGAACTGGAACAGTGTATCAAGCGTCAAACATTAGATGATGAAAAAATCGCTGAATTTGTGCATCAGTTGAAAACCCTTTCTGCAGAAATAAAGCTGCATCTCAATGTAGGAGCATTCAGCGGATGA
- the yejK gene encoding nucleoid-associated protein YejK produces MSLSLSHLILHQIVKNEQDELTLNLRGHSLDNSASSEELVSELHRVFNSKGGKGFAYFDSESDVQQWLADYRGDEINFVEFSNQCAERLKTELSKYPFAEAGTLVLAHYQSLATEYLFVGMLNSQQSMQVTEQLDINNVAYLDVAKMDIAARIDLSTYDTDKESKRYLTFIKGRVGRKVGDFFLDFMQAEEGMDTKQQNQILMQAVEDYCTDARLDKEEKQQTRQQVYDYCNSQLQSGEELTVKELAGELPSAESGGDFYQFAEERGYELEEAFPVDRTAMRKLKKFVGSGGGLSVSFDSLLLGERIFYDQDTDTLTIKGTPPNLKDQLMRRLNSDDE; encoded by the coding sequence ATGAGCCTATCGCTTTCTCATCTGATTCTTCACCAGATCGTGAAGAACGAACAAGACGAATTGACCCTTAACTTACGTGGCCATTCTTTGGATAACTCTGCCTCGAGTGAAGAGTTAGTTTCTGAATTACATCGTGTTTTTAATAGCAAAGGCGGCAAAGGTTTTGCTTACTTTGACAGTGAAAGTGACGTTCAACAGTGGTTAGCTGACTATCGCGGCGACGAAATTAATTTTGTCGAGTTTAGCAATCAGTGTGCTGAGCGCTTAAAAACTGAGCTGAGCAAATACCCTTTCGCAGAAGCAGGCACTTTGGTACTTGCACATTATCAGTCGTTGGCGACGGAATATTTGTTCGTCGGCATGCTTAACTCACAGCAAAGTATGCAAGTGACCGAGCAATTGGATATCAATAATGTCGCGTACTTGGATGTGGCGAAAATGGATATCGCGGCGAGGATCGACCTCTCGACGTACGATACAGATAAAGAGTCGAAGCGTTACCTGACGTTTATCAAAGGGCGCGTGGGCCGTAAAGTGGGCGATTTCTTCTTGGATTTCATGCAAGCAGAAGAGGGCATGGATACCAAGCAACAGAATCAAATTCTGATGCAGGCGGTGGAAGACTACTGCACTGATGCCCGTTTAGATAAGGAAGAGAAGCAGCAAACCCGCCAGCAGGTGTACGATTACTGTAATAGCCAGCTTCAAAGTGGCGAAGAGTTGACGGTGAAAGAATTGGCAGGAGAGCTACCGAGTGCAGAATCTGGTGGTGATTTCTATCAGTTTGCCGAGGAGCGAGGCTACGAGCTGGAAGAAGCTTTCCCAGTGGATCGCACTGCAATGCGTAAATTGAAGAAATTCGTCGGTTCTGGTGGCGGTCTATCGGTTTCATTTGACAGTTTGCTGTTGGGTGAGCGTATTTTTTATGATCAAGATACGGATACCTTGACCATTAAAGGCACGCCGCCAAACTTGAAAGACCAACTGATGCGCCGTCTTAACAGCGATGATGAATAA
- a CDS encoding YejL family protein, with product MPVTSKYSDKQVEAILNDMINVLENHRAPADLSLMIVGDLATNIINNNVPDGQREAIADKFAAALRSSVKDKK from the coding sequence ATGCCAGTTACGTCAAAATACAGCGACAAACAAGTTGAAGCTATCCTAAACGACATGATAAATGTATTGGAAAATCATCGAGCTCCGGCAGATTTGTCACTGATGATCGTGGGTGATCTCGCTACCAATATCATCAACAACAATGTTCCAGATGGTCAACGTGAAGCGATTGCAGATAAGTTTGCAGCCGCCTTACGCAGCTCAGTAAAAGACAAAAAATAG